ATGCGGCGCATTCCAGCGCTCGGCGGCCAGAGCGCCGATGGCTGGGCCGGCGTGCTGGCCGTCATCCTCGTGCTGGTGGGGCCGATCGCGCTGATCACGCTGCTGCTGTCGCAGGCCCGCGAATACATCGTCGATGCGCCCGACCAGTACCGCGAACTGCTCGACTACACGGCGCGCACGGTGCTCGAGCTGCGCTCCAAGCTGCCAGTCGAAATCGCGGTGTACCTCCCCGAGGGCGCGGCCGAGGTGCAGCGGGTGATCGCCAATTACCTGCGCGCGCAGGCCGGCTCGCTGGCCGTGGCCGGGCGGGCCTGGCTGCACGGCATTCTCTTTTCGTACGTGGGCCTGATCGTGGGCGGCCTGGCCGCCGTGGGGCACGCGCCGCTGCGCCGCCTGCCACTGGCCGACCAACTGCACCAGCGCGTGCGGACCTTCGGCGAGGCCTTCGGGCAGATCGTGGCGGCCCAGTTCTGGATCGCGGCCTTCAACACGCTGCTCACGGCCATCTTCCTGCTGTTCATCATGCCGACGTGGGGCGCGCACCTGCCGTACACGCCAGCGCTCATCACCCTCACCTTCCTGGCGGGGCTGGTGCCGATCGTGGGCAACCTGGTCTGCAACTCGGTGATCACGCTGGTGGGGCTGTCGGTGTCGCCGGTCACGGCGGCGGCGTGCCTGATCTTCCTGATCGTGATCCACAAGGCTGAATACGTCATCAACGCCAAAGTGGTCGGCGCACGCACACAGATGAGCGTGTGGGAGCTGCTGGCCGTGATGTTCGTGGCCGAGGCGGTGTTCGGGCCGGCCGGGCTGGTGGCGGCGCCGCTGTACTACGCGTACCTGAAGAAAGAGCTGCAGGCCGCGTCGCTGGTCTGACGAGGCCATCAGGCAGCAATGTCCTGATCTGATCGGTTTTGGTCCGGCCGCGAGCGGACTGCGGGCTGGCAAGGCAGAAGAATAGGCGGCATCATCCACTTCGCCCCTGCGAGCCCCGCCATGAAAACCTGTCTGATTGTGATCGACGCCCAGGAATCGTTCCGCCAGCGCGCGTACTGGTCCGAAAGCCATGCCGCTCCCTACTTCACCGCGCAGAACGCGCTGATCGAAGGCTGCACCGCCGCTGGCGTGCCGATCGTGCGGGTCTTTCACACCGACGAGCCGTCCGATGCGAGCAACCCGTTTGCCGTCGAATCGGGCCACGTACGCCCCATCGGCGGGCTTGCCGACTTCGCTGCCACGGGCACCTTCACCAAGCACCGCCACAGCGCGCTGGTCAACAGCGGACTGGACATCTGGCTCACGCAGAACGGCATCGGCCGGCTGATCGTGAGCGGCATCCGCACCGAGCAGTGCTGCGAAACCACCACCCGCCACGCC
This is a stretch of genomic DNA from Variovorax paradoxus. It encodes these proteins:
- a CDS encoding AI-2E family transporter; protein product: MAKKPQPISPAVTTAPVHRPPASRGVMIASYLLMLAALLLVMWEHLLPGLLCVCIGFLATRWFARVLSAGMRRIPALGGQSADGWAGVLAVILVLVGPIALITLLLSQAREYIVDAPDQYRELLDYTARTVLELRSKLPVEIAVYLPEGAAEVQRVIANYLRAQAGSLAVAGRAWLHGILFSYVGLIVGGLAAVGHAPLRRLPLADQLHQRVRTFGEAFGQIVAAQFWIAAFNTLLTAIFLLFIMPTWGAHLPYTPALITLTFLAGLVPIVGNLVCNSVITLVGLSVSPVTAAACLIFLIVIHKAEYVINAKVVGARTQMSVWELLAVMFVAEAVFGPAGLVAAPLYYAYLKKELQAASLV
- a CDS encoding cysteine hydrolase family protein, coding for MKTCLIVIDAQESFRQRAYWSESHAAPYFTAQNALIEGCTAAGVPIVRVFHTDEPSDASNPFAVESGHVRPIGGLADFAATGTFTKHRHSALVNSGLDIWLTQNGIGRLIVSGIRTEQCCETTTRHASDLGWEVDYVTDATLTFDMVQPDGRPLSASDIKARTATVLQGRFATVCTVAQALERAVA